Part of the Drosophila santomea strain STO CAGO 1482 chromosome 2L, Prin_Dsan_1.1, whole genome shotgun sequence genome is shown below.
CAAGCAAGCAGTGAGGAAAAGCGAAAGGGTGCACAGGGTATTTTGGTGGAGGGAGAGAAAGGACAGggggaaagagagagagagagagaaagtgGAGAAAGTTATCAAATAATCAGACGTTCCCGCGAAATGGGAAAGTGGCGCAGGTCGCTCTGGCGTGCAGTCCTCGCATTAAACATTCTCCGTGTGCGAGTATCTGAGTGTAGGTAGTAGTAACTGGTATGCTGGAACTTGTTACGTTCAACTTGTATCTTGCATCTTGTAAACTGTATCTTTTGTCTGTTGGCTCCCTGCTGGTAGGTGTTTGTGGGTGGAatctgtgtgtttttgtgtgtgttggtgttggtgccTGTGGTTTGCCTGTGGGTTTCTTGTGGGTGCAATTCTACACAATACTACACAGCTACTACGACGACTCACAATTTCTGTATTTGAGAGAAGTGTCGATTTGGATAATCGCGTTTTACGCCAGCCGCGATTTGGTGGGATCGGTGTCTGCAAGAGAGAGAATCAAAGAGTAccaaaaaacacacatactGTAGAGAATCGTTTTCGTTTGTATTTGGCCCGATTTCGCTCGAGCATCGGCATGCAGATGGCTTGGTCGCTGGTCTTGAGATATTGCGAAATTGCGATATTGCGATATTGAGAATTATTAGGTGAGATTTTCAGGCTGAGATGAGTATAGAGCGATAGACAGGTGAGAGTAGACAGAGACAAGCAGAGGCGCAGGCAGAGAGAGATAGTAGATCAAAGTCGAGtcgagatcgagatcgagatcgGAGTTGAGCTGAGATCCCCTCGCAAAAGCAGTCGAGTAGAGACATGAACGCGGGAAATCTCCGGAAATCTACAAAACGTATGCATGTACGAGTACTGGGTGTTccggtgtgtgcgtgtgcgtgtgcgttgCATGTAGGTGTTCTTGTGCTgtagtggttgtggttgtggctgtggctgtggtggtggtggtggtggtgcggcaGCCAGCTGACCCAAGGATCCGAGGATCTTCGACCTCTAACCACTTACCACTGAAATGTTGCGGTAGCTGAGCAGCAAGTGCGATGGTATCCGGTTCACGTGGCAGCTCTTGTAGAGCGGCTGAAACTTCACATTCCCATTATCGTCTAGGGATTACAAAGCCGCACGGAGAAGAAATATCATACCAAATGTTTACTTGAACAGATTCTTAGCCAATATGTTAAGTGAGCGGTGTGATTTTGTGGTTACTCTAGAGCAACTTAATCTatttattcaattattaatttattcattCAAAAAAGTGTGTTTAAGGCCAACTGAAATCTAGCTATTGGTATGTATtaagaaaaactaaaactcAAACCTATGGTTATTTTACAAAGTTTATTTTAGAATTTATTTTGAAGCGAACTTTCCATTTTTTGAAATGGTACCTTTATAACTGATGATACAAATTTAAGATTCATGAGATGAAGGAACTAGATTTGTATAATATTAAGTTCAGTATCAGCTTTTGCTCTGCTGTGCAGAGTTTAGCATTTAATCTTCTTTTGCTGGTTTGATATGACGATTCGGAATCCAAATGAtgtgtaaaataaaaagtaaaataatattctGATAGAAACTTAAACTGAAATACGTTTCCATTTCACCGTGTAACTTTAATTGGCGagcgttttaattaaataaaataaaacaacaatcTGATTGTGTGCTGTATTCGGTTGTGTACTGATTGTGAAGTCTTTATTTGCGCAcgtaaataaatgaattcgAAACTGTTTGTGTGGCTTAAGTGTATCTGTAATTGGAGCTATGTATgtatctgcaactgcaactaagtatctgtgtgtatgtCAATACTTCAATATTTGATGGTGCATTGTCGTGGGCGTTAGTGGTTGGAGTTGGCGGGAGTAGTTCACTTACCCTCCTCGTTGGTGGCGCACAACGGACCCACCCACTTGCCCTTGACGCAGCGGATCTTGCACAGCCGCCGATCGCCCATGGGTCCGATCTCGCCCGGGAAGCGGATCTCCGAGACTTCGGTGAACTGCTGCAGGATGTCgacctcctcgtcctcctcctcctcctcgtcgaaCTCCTCGTCTGGATGGAAGGGCGTGTAGCCAGCCTCCTCGTCGTAGATACCTAGATTTGATTTTCGAGGCGGGACGAGAAGAGCAGAAGGTGTGGGCGTCGTGAGATGGGCAATGTACCATGCCAAGAAACAGGGGAGGGGTAGATAGACGTTCAGAGGGGGATAGAGCAAATAGAGCAAGCATCTAATGAGCCGTTGAACGGCATGCGAATGAAAGATGCAGATGAAGATGCTGATGAAGATGCTGATGAAGATgctgatgcagatgcagatgaaGATGAGTATGGTAATGAAGTGCCGGTGGACAATGAGCGATCTTAAGGCCCATCCAAGTTGACCCAAAACTCGACTCGAAGTTGAGCCGAAAGTGCGAAAGACGCGGTAAAATCCTCAAGTACGCCCTTGGGCACACACATTAAGCCAAGGAGAAGCCATCGAGAAACCACGAGACGTGCGAGAAGTGCTGCCTGCTGAAAACTTCAATGGGTTGCTCCAAGTGCTTAGATATGCATTAAAAGAAAACCAGAAGGCTGGCGAAGTGGCCACTTAACAGGATACAACTTCATTTCCCAGAAACCCCATCAAAAGCCGGCACTAAAATAAGGGAGATGTGAAAAGGCAGAGATAACACCAAAGATAATATTATGCTGGctaatagaaaatagaaaaaaaatgatgAAAAAAAGCAGTAAAGGATGCCGAGAAGGACTCGGACAAAGGAGCCCCAGCTGAAGCCCAAGGCAAACAAAGGAGCCAAAGGAAAATCATTCCGGCCAGAACAAAGGACCAACCGGCAACGGACAACTCTCGACTCTCAACTCTGAACTCTAACCACGACAAAGATATGGACTGGCAAATAAACCATGACCACGCAGCACCGATGGCGGAAATGGGGTAATGAAAAGCCGTCAGAGAGGGTGGAAAATGCCAGGACAGGTGGCATTTTGGGTGCAGGTGCAGGTGTGATTGTGCTGGGGGACTGGGGGATGAGCCATGGCTGGATGGGATGCTATGGTTGGATGCGATGGCTGTGGCTTTGGCTGTGACTGCGATTAGCTTTTACGAGTAGTTCGGTGTGTTCTCCGCTCTCAACTTCCGTTAATGTTTGGGTGTTCGTGTGTACTCATGTGTGCTGCTGTTGGCTGAAATGCCCTTGCAAAAGCGTTTCAATACTCGCTGCTAGACATTGTCAAAATGTTGCCACATTATAAAGCTTGAGGTCATGATAAAGCGCCTAAGCTGCTAGCCAGCCGCATGGGGTTCACTATTCGATGGCTAACTgggcgtatacttaatttaGCATGGCTGTGTGCATTTAAAAGGGCTAACTATTCAACTGTGCGtatgcataaatataaaagtattGTATGGATATAACCATTTACATCCCTAAGGAAGGATGAAGGAAgagtttaaaatatttaaaaatgaatttgaaatatattaacACCAAGCTCTGGAAAATTAAACTTCtttattttgtcttttgcGCGCGGGTCCATATGACCCAACGGTTAACAGACATGGGCTGAAAACGGATCACTTCTAACTTGAGCTGCCACTTGGCGACCTTTAACCTTTGCAAGGGATTTCCGGGCGGGAGATTCCGCCCTCCGTAGGATCTCTGCGAGACCGGACAGCGCGacacggacggacagacagacaacgAGACAGCGACGGCAAATCAAGGCTTCAAAGGCATTGGGCACTGTGGCATTGCCAGTGTCTGGCCGCCGTGCGGGCGCACACTCACCCTTGTCCTTGCGACTAGTGGTCTTGGAGCTGGAGTCGCCACCACCCTTCGGACGGCTCAGTGCACCCGTGGTCTTGCCGGACTTGCGCTTAACACGTTGCCACAACAGGGCCACTCGTGCACTGCTCGACTGATTTCCGTACTGCTGCAGGTCCTCCTGATCCGCTAGCGGTTCCGGTTCCGGCTCCGGCCCGATTCCGGACTCCGGTGGCAGCTGGCCGAGATCACCCTTGAACTCGGTGCTGCGCCGGCGGCGCCAGCGCGGGCTCCGGTCACGCTGGTCGAGCTCTGCAGCGTGACTGTCGCCGCGGCGGCGGTGATGAGCAGTGGCCTCCGGATGGCCCAGTTCCAGTTCGTCCTCCTTTGGCGGTTGTCCGTTAGCGAGTGCCTTTTTCTGGGACTGTTCTTCTTTAGGGAACTTATTCTCCTTCTTCAGCGACGGCTCCTTTTGGACGACCTTCTTCTTGGGCTTCTTCTTGAGGAGCTTTGTGCACTTCTCCTTGCCACCCTCCGCCAGACACTTGTTTAACCTTGCCTTCATTTTGAGCTTGTGCAGCTTCGATTTCAATTCACGATTTGGCTCACGGCTCTTCAGAATATCAGCTATATGGACATAGTACACATCTCCCTCGGCTGCCAGCTTGCTGCCTGCCCAGCGATCCGTTTCCGGTGAGGCTTCAGTGTCGTGGAGGATGGCATGCCGCTTATATCGGCTGCCACGACCCCTGCCTGTCTGGCCATTTTCATTCTCAATCCTCCGGCGACGGCCTGAACCCGCGCGCCGTCGTTTCCCCTGTTTGCGATTGGCATTTAAGCGCTTATCCTCCGGGTCCCCGTGGtggtcctcgtcctcgtcgcCCAGGTCATCGTCGCCAACCAAACTGGCGGCCGCATCGCCCACATGCAAGTGGTCGTCGCCCAAGTCCAGGGAATACGGATTGATTACGGCCGCATGGTTCTCGTTGGGGTTACGCGGCACCGAGTCCACGAACTCCACATCCGCCGTGGTGAAGTCCTCCGGCAGGTAGATCTGCGTGGTCTCGAATTTAGCCAGCGGCTGCTCCGTCGTCGCTTCCGGCTTCACAATCGTGAAGCGCACATCCGGCGCCCGACAGCCTGGCGAGGCATCTGCGGATGGATAATGAAAGCGGGAAATGAGAACAGTGGGTAAAAACAGTGGCGCACACGTCAAATATTCTCACTTAGAAATTATTGCAAATCAagattaatttaatttttgtgtaaatatggtattaataataaatagttatacaaattattatataaCTCAGGGCAACAAAATTGCCATTTATGTATAATGAAATTACATTGCCGAGGCGACAATGTCTCAATCTTTTGAATAAGTCATTCAATAATCGCTAGTTTGACTCAGTGAGGGTTTGCCAAACGAATGCACCCAAGACTTTGGCTTGACTGGGGGTAATGCAATTTCAAGTCTGCCAGAAACTCttgccataaatatttcatatgtGATCTAATTTGATAACTTGGCCTGGCTGGGAAGAACTTTCCACTTGACGTCGCCAGACTTTGAGTGCCATCGAAATTGCGAATTTCCAATATGCATTTGGCATGCAGGCAAGTAATCAGGAGGAGGAGTGGGCGGTGGTGAAGGTCGTGGACCCAACGCACAGCTCAAGTTTCAATTTTACATGAGAGGTGGAGGCCAGCAGGAACTCGAACAGAAAcagagtcagagtcagagtcGGCATCAAAATCAGGATTTCACTCAGCTGCAGAGATGAGAGCTAAAGTCGAGGCAgcattttcccccatttccaTCTCCTGGCGGCCTTCAGTAATCGCCGACGGCGGAAGCCAAGCTCTTTCgttacacttttctttttgtcaGTAACGTGTCATGCTCTTTGTCGAAAAGTAGGTCGAGTGATGTATAATGGcacaggcaaataaaatcACAGACTGCCTTGTAATTGATAAATTGCAATCGCCAATTAGCACTCCATGAAAATGCAATAGAGTGAcaaagtaaaaacaagagagaacgctatagtcgagttccccgactatctgatacccgttactcagctagtgaaagtgcgaaggagagtcttcaacactgacagtttttggcggttcgTGGGCgttgagtgggcgtggcaaaatgttttcttgcaagtcgatagaaatttacaagactgatgcaaaaatgaaaaaatatcaaaacatttttcaaaagtgtgggcgtggcagctttgggtggtttgtgggcgttagagtttgcgtggcagcatgattcgacaaacttgcgctgcgtctatgtccctggagtctgtatgcttaatctcaactttctagcttttgtagttcctgagatctcgacgttcatacggacagacagacggacagacggacagacggacggacagacggacatggccacaTAACTCCCCCTATTCTAGCTCCATGTATTGCATGCCCACGGAA
Proteins encoded:
- the LOC120451170 gene encoding locomotion-related protein Hikaru genki isoform X1, with amino-acid sequence MWSRQRMRHKPLWALISLTVLLLVLDKSNANTEPVETSTTSEPDASPGCRAPDVRFTIVKPEATTEQPLAKFETTQIYLPEDFTTADVEFVDSVPRNPNENHAAVINPYSLDLGDDHLHVGDAAASLVGDDDLGDEDEDHHGDPEDKRLNANRKQGKRRRAGSGRRRRIENENGQTGRGRGSRYKRHAILHDTEASPETDRWAGSKLAAEGDVYYVHIADILKSREPNRELKSKLHKLKMKARLNKCLAEGGKEKCTKLLKKKPKKKVVQKEPSLKKENKFPKEEQSQKKALANGQPPKEDELELGHPEATAHHRRRGDSHAAELDQRDRSPRWRRRRSTEFKGDLGQLPPESGIGPEPEPEPLADQEDLQQYGNQSSSARVALLWQRVKRKSGKTTGALSRPKGGGDSSSKTTSRKDKGIYDEEAGYTPFHPDEEFDEEEEEDEEVDILQQFTEVSEIRFPGEIGPMGDRRLCKIRCVKGKWVGPLCATNEEDDNGNVKFQPLYKSCHVNRIPSHLLLSYRNISVTPIPPNRGWRKTRLSKSTLLSNTEINVGWDLPHGHSLQARCQELGIYKLLGESRVLCSNGLWAPRMPSCVPTTVLTNYSEDSAPSIRIKIFNGSHSFEPSGVMAVPPHSTVLMDCMYPRVRGTPEWSWTSWYMQYSTGWSPAQEEKAVRYRLSIKNIENNDSGTFTCTSPRGLTNSIAVVVATSTCPQLTEPLAPLKLRLEGNKLGQRAHYECPEGFRLDGAWNATCLASGNWSSPTPTCHAIQCPRLELDDPHLSLIELNTSAWGRAVFKCQWGFKLTGPAQLDCEPSGVWSGPVPRCKVIQCVMPVAPLNGRIGGTSLSQRRLTVGALVTFSCNDGHSLVGESSIICTENGQWSHSPPFCKSQCPYPGDPPNGLIAPLKFNYDAGDYLSVQCRPGFVQSYEGPPERPKCQPDGRWSGPMPKCKSYEEV
- the LOC120451170 gene encoding locomotion-related protein Hikaru genki isoform X3 — protein: MWSRQRMRHKPLWALISLTVLLLVLDKSNANTEPVETSTTSEPDASPGCRAPDVRFTIVKPEATTEQPLAKFETTQIYLPEDFTTADVEFVDSVPRNPNENHAAVINPYSLDLGDDHLHVGDAAASLVGDDDLGDEDEDHHGDPEDKRLNANRKQGKRRRAGSGRRRRIENENGQTGRGRGSRYKRHAILHDTEASPETDRWAGSKLAAEGDVYYVHIADILKSREPNRELKSKLHKLKMKARLNKCLAEGGKEKCTKLLKKKPKKKVVQKEPSLKKENKFPKEEQSQKKALANGQPPKEDELELGHPEATAHHRRRGDSHAAELDQRDRSPRWRRRRSTEFKGDLGQLPPESGIGPEPEPEPLADQEDLQQYGNQSSSARVALLWQRVKRKSGKTTGALSRPKGGGDSSSKTTSRKDKGIYDEEAGYTPFHPDEEFDEEEEEDEEVDILQQFTEVSEIRFPGEIGPMGDRRLCKIRCVKGKWVGPLCATNEEDDNGNVKFQPLYKSCHVNRIPSHLLLSYRNISVTPIPPNRGWRKTRLSKSTLLSNTEIANHRHQHQHTQKHTDSTHKHLPAGSQQTKDTVYKMQDTS
- the LOC120451170 gene encoding locomotion-related protein Hikaru genki isoform X2, yielding MWSRQRMRHKPLWALISLTVLLLVLDKSNANTEPVETSTTSEPDASPGCRAPDVRFTIVKPEATTEQPLAKFETTQIYLPEDFTTADVEFVDSVPRNPNENHAAVINPYSLDLGDDHLHVGDAAASLVGDDDLGDEDEDHHGDPEDKRLNANRKQGKRRRAGSGRRRRIENENGQTGRGRGSRYKRHAILHDTEASPETDRWAGSKLAAEGDVYYVHIADILKSREPNRELKSKLHKLKMKARLNKCLAEGGKEKCTKLLKKKPKKKVVQKEPSLKKENKFPKEEQSQKKALANGQPPKEDELELGHPEATAHHRRRGDSHAAELDQRDRSPRWRRRRSTEFKGDLGQLPPESGIGPEPEPEPLADQEDLQQYGNQSSSARVALLWQRVKRKSGKTTGALSRPKGGGDSSSKTTSRKDKGIYDEEAGYTPFHPDEEFDEEEEEDEEVDILQQFTEVSEIRFPGEIGPMGDRRLCKIRCVKGKWVGPLCATNEEDDNGNVKFQPLYKSCHVNRIPSHLLLSYRNISVNVGWDLPHGHSLQARCQELGIYKLLGESRVLCSNGLWAPRMPSCVPTTVLTNYSEDSAPSIRIKIFNGSHSFEPSGVMAVPPHSTVLMDCMYPRVRGTPEWSWTSWYMQYSTGWSPAQEEKAVRYRLSIKNIENNDSGTFTCTSPRGLTNSIAVVVATSTCPQLTEPLAPLKLRLEGNKLGQRAHYECPEGFRLDGAWNATCLASGNWSSPTPTCHAIQCPRLELDDPHLSLIELNTSAWGRAVFKCQWGFKLTGPAQLDCEPSGVWSGPVPRCKVIQCVMPVAPLNGRIGGTSLSQRRLTVGALVTFSCNDGHSLVGESSIICTENGQWSHSPPFCKSQCPYPGDPPNGLIAPLKFNYDAGDYLSVQCRPGFVQSYEGPPERPKCQPDGRWSGPMPKCKSYEEV